The proteins below are encoded in one region of Micromonospora pisi:
- a CDS encoding DUF397 domain-containing protein — protein MNSQWRKSTRSGTNGQCVEARYVDHTAQVRDSKDKTGPVLAFSADAWMAFTRGIKTDA, from the coding sequence ATGAACTCCCAGTGGCGCAAGAGCACTCGCAGTGGCACCAATGGCCAGTGCGTCGAAGCTCGGTACGTCGACCACACCGCCCAGGTGCGCGATAGCAAGGACAAGACCGGTCCGGTGCTGGCGTTCAGCGCCGACGCCTGGATGGCGTTCACCCGGGGCATCAAGACCGACGCGTGA
- the smpB gene encoding SsrA-binding protein SmpB translates to MAASREPERKLIASNKRARHDYAILKTYEAGVALLGTEVKSLRAGRASLVDAFAQERDGEIMLYGLHIPEYAYGTWTNHQPRRTRKLLLRRGEINKILDQVRDPGLTLVPLSMYFSNGWAKVELGLARGKRSYDKRQALAERDADREIARAMSRHLKGRTRPSR, encoded by the coding sequence ATCGCCGCGTCGAGGGAACCGGAGCGCAAGCTCATCGCCTCCAACAAGAGGGCGCGCCACGACTACGCGATCCTCAAGACGTACGAGGCGGGTGTCGCGTTGCTCGGCACCGAGGTCAAGTCGCTGCGGGCCGGACGGGCGTCGCTGGTCGACGCCTTCGCCCAGGAACGTGACGGCGAGATCATGCTCTACGGGCTGCACATCCCGGAGTACGCGTACGGGACCTGGACCAATCACCAGCCCCGCCGGACCAGGAAGCTGCTCCTGCGCCGGGGTGAGATCAACAAGATCCTGGACCAGGTACGTGACCCCGGCCTGACCCTGGTCCCGCTCTCGATGTACTTCTCCAACGGGTGGGCGAAGGTCGAACTCGGCCTCGCCCGGGGCAAGCGCTCCTACGACAAGCGGCAGGCGTTGGCCGAGCGGGACGCGGACCGCGAGATCGCCCGCGCGATGAGCCGCCACCTGAAGGGCCGGACCCGCCCGAGTCGCTGA
- a CDS encoding CehA/McbA family metallohydrolase, translating into MTHHHHAGGTDSGPHEPHSGPDPADAGHGHDGTPRRTVLAGAGGLLMLAAAPGTAHAAAAPLAAGPTRTAATGASRTSLLTQGTTLVHADLHNHTAMSDGDGDPELAFASMRDAGLDVAALTDHSTLFSIEGLSRSEWDHTGRLADAADDPGQYTAIRGFEWSHPLLGHVNVWFSGNYTDLLQSSSMSRLYSWIASSGGVAGFNHPGREVGRFDNFRFTAGVREPMIGLEMFNRGDDYLFDGWGSGQTSPLAACLNAGWRPGLTGVSDEHGTNWGFPEGKGRTGLWVTQNTRQEVLAAMRARRFFATRVSGLRVDATANGVRMGGLVPLVRGDVTFEVDLDRGPEWVGKPLRIQVLRPGTDAPTVPEVVDTVAGQVTRFTVPLDLADGDWVVLRVSDPSQANPSPGPAGHPCNDWGVAYTSPWWLQP; encoded by the coding sequence ATGACTCACCACCACCATGCTGGCGGTACAGACTCCGGACCCCACGAACCGCACTCCGGACCCGACCCGGCGGACGCCGGGCACGGTCATGACGGGACGCCTCGACGTACCGTCCTGGCCGGTGCCGGCGGGCTGCTGATGCTGGCCGCCGCACCCGGGACCGCGCACGCGGCAGCCGCCCCACTCGCCGCCGGGCCGACCCGCACCGCGGCCACCGGCGCCTCGCGTACCTCACTGCTGACCCAGGGCACCACGCTGGTCCACGCCGACCTGCACAACCACACCGCGATGTCCGACGGGGACGGCGACCCCGAGCTGGCATTCGCCTCGATGCGCGACGCCGGCCTGGATGTCGCCGCGCTGACCGACCACAGCACCCTCTTCTCGATCGAGGGACTGTCCCGGTCGGAGTGGGACCACACCGGTCGGCTGGCCGACGCCGCCGACGACCCCGGCCAGTACACCGCGATCCGCGGCTTCGAGTGGTCCCACCCGCTGCTCGGCCACGTCAACGTCTGGTTCAGCGGCAACTACACCGACCTGCTCCAGTCGTCGAGCATGAGCCGGCTCTACAGCTGGATCGCCAGCTCCGGCGGAGTGGCCGGGTTCAACCACCCCGGCCGCGAGGTCGGACGGTTCGACAACTTCCGGTTCACCGCCGGCGTACGCGAGCCGATGATCGGCCTGGAGATGTTCAACCGGGGTGACGACTACCTCTTCGACGGCTGGGGAAGCGGGCAGACCTCTCCGCTGGCCGCCTGCCTGAACGCCGGCTGGCGCCCCGGCCTCACCGGCGTCTCCGACGAGCACGGCACGAACTGGGGCTTCCCGGAGGGGAAGGGCCGGACCGGCCTCTGGGTCACCCAGAACACCCGGCAGGAGGTGCTGGCCGCGATGCGCGCCCGTCGCTTCTTCGCCACCCGGGTCTCCGGGTTGCGGGTCGACGCCACCGCCAACGGCGTACGCATGGGCGGTCTGGTCCCGCTGGTCCGTGGTGACGTCACATTCGAGGTGGACCTCGACCGGGGTCCGGAGTGGGTCGGCAAGCCGCTCCGGATCCAGGTGCTGCGCCCCGGCACCGACGCGCCGACGGTGCCCGAGGTGGTCGACACGGTCGCCGGCCAGGTCACCCGCTTCACCGTCCCGCTGGACCTGGCCGACGGCGACTGGGTGGTGCTGCGGGTCTCCGACCCCAGCCAGGCCAACCCGAGCCCGGGGCCGGCCGGGCACCCCTGCAACGACTGGGGTGTGGCGTACACGAGCCCGTGGTGGCTCCAGCCGTGA
- a CDS encoding helix-turn-helix domain-containing protein: MESPTFLRFQLGAQLRRVREEADVTTEQAAEVIEVSPSTMRRIEQGRVGIKGPALTALLNQYGVDDAELRETLLTMARSGKQRGWWAKYGDLPPTYRQYIGLESAADELQNFETIVVPGLLQTTEYSRAMMSEDAFQPSPEAIEQRVAARLERQKLIHTGNLRMVAVLDEAVLHRQIGGPTVMRPQLTALLDASKLWNVTIQVIPFREGAYASMLSSFAILNFAESAGVVYIEGLTGDLYAEGEDVRRCTVVFNSLRASALSATASAAMIKKIRDSEYQD, from the coding sequence ATGGAGAGCCCGACGTTCCTTCGCTTCCAGCTCGGCGCGCAGCTCAGGCGAGTCCGCGAGGAAGCCGACGTGACCACCGAACAGGCAGCCGAAGTCATCGAGGTGTCGCCGAGCACCATGCGGCGCATCGAGCAGGGACGCGTCGGCATCAAGGGACCAGCGCTGACCGCGTTGCTCAACCAGTACGGCGTGGACGATGCCGAGCTACGCGAGACGCTGTTGACGATGGCCCGGTCCGGCAAGCAACGCGGCTGGTGGGCCAAGTACGGCGACCTGCCGCCGACCTACCGCCAGTACATCGGCCTGGAATCCGCCGCCGACGAGCTACAGAACTTCGAGACGATCGTGGTGCCCGGTCTGCTCCAGACGACCGAATACTCGCGGGCCATGATGTCCGAGGACGCGTTCCAACCGTCACCCGAGGCCATCGAACAACGCGTGGCGGCTCGGCTGGAGCGTCAGAAACTCATTCACACGGGCAACCTGCGTATGGTCGCGGTCCTGGACGAGGCAGTCCTACACCGTCAGATCGGCGGTCCAACGGTCATGCGCCCACAGCTCACGGCCTTACTCGACGCATCGAAGCTGTGGAACGTCACCATCCAGGTGATCCCGTTCCGCGAGGGTGCGTACGCGTCCATGCTGTCGAGCTTCGCGATCCTCAACTTCGCGGAGAGTGCCGGGGTGGTCTACATCGAGGGGTTGACCGGCGACCTGTACGCCGAAGGCGAGGACGTCCGGCGCTGTACCGTCGTCTTCAACAGCCTGCGCGCCTCGGCATTGTCCGCGACCGCCTCGGCTGCGATGATCAAGAAGATCCGGGACAGCGAGTACCAAGATTGA
- a CDS encoding metal-sensitive transcriptional regulator: MTTPAPTPTRGYTATKDQLLSRLRRVEGQVRGVEKMVDEDRYCIDVLTQISAVQAALDKVALGLLDGHIRHCMHEGAAEGRADEMATEMMAAVGRLMNRG, translated from the coding sequence ATGACCACACCCGCCCCGACCCCTACCCGCGGTTACACCGCCACCAAGGACCAGCTCCTGTCCCGACTCCGACGCGTCGAGGGGCAGGTACGCGGCGTCGAGAAGATGGTGGACGAGGACCGCTACTGCATCGACGTCCTCACCCAGATCTCCGCCGTCCAAGCCGCCCTCGACAAGGTCGCCCTCGGCCTGCTCGACGGGCACATCCGGCACTGCATGCACGAGGGCGCCGCCGAGGGACGCGCCGACGAGATGGCGACCGAGATGATGGCCGCCGTCGGCCGGCTGATGAACCGGGGCTGA
- a CDS encoding alanine--tRNA ligase-related protein: protein MTPEQIVRTFVDWFRERGHALVPGSSLIPPPDDPVLFTTSGMHPLTPYLLGRPHPLGTRLVNVQRCLRTTDLDEVGDNTHLTVFEMLGSWSLDDYDSPQSLRWGYQLLREGFGVDPGRLHATVFGGDDQVGPDRASIDTWDELGVPVELTRDENWWSNGPTGPCGPDSEIFVWTGEVPPQGTPGTDGRWMEVWNHVQMRYQRHDDGSLEPLPRPSVDTGLGVERLEMVLRGNRSVFEGDGLDPWVRTVSGLWGLEGEPLRQVCDHLRAGVVVVGDGVRPSNTGRGYVLRRLIRRLLTTLWRDDPSRGLVDLPSEPFERTLDRFGQRIDPGQPREVFLDEQRRFRDLLRRGRPVVSRWRSRGPLTDQDYHYLHDTHGLPRELVDGLLAEAN from the coding sequence ATGACACCCGAACAGATCGTCCGGACCTTCGTCGACTGGTTCCGCGAGCGGGGGCACGCGCTGGTGCCCGGAAGCTCGCTGATCCCACCACCGGACGACCCGGTGCTCTTCACCACGTCGGGCATGCATCCGCTGACCCCGTACCTGCTCGGTCGACCGCATCCGCTGGGGACCCGGCTGGTCAACGTCCAACGCTGTCTGCGTACGACCGACCTGGACGAGGTCGGCGACAACACCCATCTGACCGTCTTCGAGATGCTCGGGTCGTGGTCGCTCGACGACTACGACAGCCCGCAGAGCCTGCGCTGGGGTTACCAACTGCTCCGTGAGGGCTTCGGCGTCGACCCGGGCCGGCTGCACGCGACCGTCTTCGGCGGCGACGACCAGGTCGGCCCGGACCGCGCGTCGATCGACACCTGGGACGAACTCGGCGTACCGGTCGAGCTGACCCGGGACGAGAACTGGTGGTCCAACGGCCCGACCGGACCGTGCGGGCCCGACTCGGAGATCTTCGTCTGGACCGGTGAGGTCCCGCCGCAGGGCACCCCGGGCACCGACGGCCGGTGGATGGAGGTGTGGAACCACGTCCAGATGCGCTACCAGCGGCACGACGACGGGAGCCTGGAACCGTTGCCCCGGCCCAGCGTCGACACCGGGCTGGGGGTGGAGCGGTTGGAGATGGTGCTGCGCGGCAACCGCTCCGTGTTCGAGGGGGACGGCCTGGACCCGTGGGTGCGTACGGTCTCGGGGTTGTGGGGACTGGAGGGAGAGCCCCTGCGCCAGGTCTGCGACCACCTTCGGGCGGGGGTCGTGGTCGTCGGCGACGGTGTGCGCCCGTCGAACACCGGTCGCGGTTACGTGCTGCGCCGGCTGATCCGCCGGCTGCTCACCACGCTGTGGCGCGACGATCCCTCGCGCGGTCTGGTCGACCTGCCGTCGGAACCGTTCGAGCGGACCCTCGACCGGTTCGGCCAGCGGATCGACCCCGGGCAGCCGCGCGAGGTCTTCCTCGACGAGCAGCGCCGCTTCCGTGACCTGCTACGACGTGGCCGTCCGGTGGTGTCCCGGTGGCGTTCGCGCGGGCCGCTGACCGACCAGGACTACCACTACCTGCACGACACCCACGGGCTGCCACGCGAACTCGTCGACGGGTTGCTGGCCGAGGCGAACTGA
- a CDS encoding copper-translocating P-type ATPase, translated as MRPDMAYEHTEHTEHTEHTGHTGHSGHDKHAGHDPETFRRKFWLSLALTVPIVVTSHMVMDWFGYQLDFPGMAWIGPVLGSVVFFYGGWPFLVGGISEIRDRAPGMMLLISMAITVAYVASLATTAGTFDLDFWWELAALVTIMLLGHWQEMKAIGQARGALHALAALLPDDAERVGDDGRVERVPVPGLRVGDRVLVRPGARVPADGQITDGGAELDESMITGESRPVRRDVGDRVVAGTVATDSSIRVRVTAIGDDTALAGIQRLVAQAQASSGRAQVLADRFAALLFYVAISAAVLTFAAWAAFGDVDEAVVRTVTVLVIACPHALGLAIPLVIALSTAVAAKSGILVKDRLALERMRTVQAVLFDKTGTLTRGVHTLTALAAAPGHTGDEVLRLAGAVEADSEHPLARAITTAAAERGLTGAATGFRSLTGRGVRATVDGFEYAVGGPALLRELDVPVPSELAAETAAWSGRGAAVLHLVRTGGEQARGGRAEVLGALGLADEVRPEARQAIAQLRQQGVRKIVMITGDARPVADAVAADLGFRPGVDEVFAEVLPADKDQAVADLQARGLRVAMVGDGVNDAPALARADVGIAIGAGTDVAIESAGVVLASSDPRGVTGVIRLSKASYRKMLQNLGWAAGYNIVAIPLAAGVLAFAGLTLSPAIGAVLMSASTIVVALNAQLLRAVRLAPERQ; from the coding sequence ATGCGACCCGACATGGCGTACGAGCACACCGAGCACACCGAGCACACTGAGCACACCGGGCACACCGGGCACAGCGGGCACGACAAGCACGCTGGGCACGACCCGGAGACGTTCCGGCGGAAGTTCTGGCTGAGCCTGGCTCTCACCGTCCCGATCGTGGTGACCAGCCACATGGTCATGGACTGGTTCGGCTACCAGCTCGACTTTCCCGGCATGGCATGGATCGGCCCGGTCCTCGGATCGGTGGTCTTCTTCTACGGTGGCTGGCCGTTCCTGGTCGGCGGAATCAGCGAGATCCGGGACCGGGCACCGGGCATGATGCTGCTGATCTCGATGGCGATCACCGTCGCGTACGTCGCCTCGCTCGCCACCACGGCCGGCACGTTCGACCTCGACTTCTGGTGGGAGCTGGCCGCGCTGGTGACCATCATGCTGCTCGGCCACTGGCAGGAGATGAAGGCGATCGGCCAGGCGCGGGGGGCCCTGCACGCCCTGGCCGCGCTCCTGCCCGACGACGCCGAACGGGTCGGCGACGACGGGCGGGTGGAACGCGTACCGGTGCCGGGGCTGCGCGTGGGCGACCGGGTGCTGGTGCGACCTGGCGCCCGGGTGCCGGCCGACGGGCAGATCACCGACGGCGGTGCCGAACTGGACGAATCGATGATCACGGGGGAGTCGCGGCCGGTGCGGCGGGACGTCGGCGACCGGGTGGTGGCCGGCACCGTCGCCACCGACTCGTCGATCCGGGTCCGGGTCACCGCGATCGGCGACGACACCGCCCTCGCCGGGATCCAACGGCTGGTCGCGCAGGCCCAGGCGTCCAGCGGACGGGCGCAGGTCCTCGCGGACCGGTTCGCGGCGCTGCTGTTCTACGTCGCCATCTCCGCCGCCGTGTTGACCTTCGCCGCCTGGGCCGCCTTCGGTGACGTCGACGAGGCCGTGGTGCGTACCGTCACGGTGCTGGTGATCGCCTGCCCGCACGCGCTCGGGCTGGCGATTCCGCTGGTGATCGCCCTCTCCACGGCGGTCGCCGCCAAGTCCGGCATCCTGGTCAAGGACCGGCTGGCGCTGGAACGGATGCGCACCGTGCAGGCGGTGCTCTTCGACAAGACCGGGACTCTGACCCGGGGCGTGCACACGCTCACCGCACTTGCCGCCGCACCGGGTCACACCGGCGACGAGGTGCTCCGCCTCGCCGGGGCGGTCGAGGCAGACAGTGAACACCCGCTCGCCCGGGCGATCACCACCGCCGCCGCCGAGCGCGGCCTGACCGGCGCCGCGACCGGGTTCCGGTCGCTGACCGGGCGCGGCGTCCGGGCCACCGTCGACGGCTTCGAGTACGCCGTCGGCGGCCCCGCCCTCCTGCGCGAGCTGGACGTACCGGTGCCGTCGGAGTTGGCCGCCGAAACCGCCGCCTGGTCGGGGCGGGGTGCGGCCGTACTGCACCTGGTCCGGACCGGTGGTGAGCAGGCGCGCGGCGGGCGGGCCGAGGTGCTCGGCGCGCTGGGACTGGCCGACGAGGTCCGGCCCGAGGCGCGGCAGGCGATCGCGCAACTGCGCCAGCAGGGCGTACGGAAGATTGTCATGATCACTGGGGACGCCCGGCCGGTGGCTGACGCGGTCGCCGCGGACCTCGGTTTCCGCCCCGGGGTGGACGAGGTCTTCGCCGAGGTCCTCCCGGCGGACAAGGACCAGGCGGTGGCCGATCTCCAGGCCCGGGGACTGCGGGTGGCGATGGTCGGCGACGGGGTCAACGACGCGCCGGCACTGGCCCGAGCCGACGTCGGCATCGCCATCGGTGCCGGTACGGACGTGGCGATCGAGTCGGCCGGTGTGGTGCTCGCCTCGTCGGATCCGCGCGGGGTGACCGGGGTGATCCGGCTCTCCAAGGCGTCCTACCGCAAGATGTTGCAGAACCTGGGCTGGGCCGCCGGCTACAACATCGTCGCGATCCCGCTCGCCGCCGGGGTGCTGGCCTTCGCCGGGCTGACCCTCAGCCCGGCGATCGGCGCCGTGCTGATGTCCGCCTCCACCATCGTGGTCGCCCTCAACGCCCAGTTGCTGCGCGCGGTCCGGCTCGCGCCCGAGCGGCAGTAG
- a CDS encoding MBL fold metallo-hydrolase, whose protein sequence is MREGLRHLAGRVWWYPHDEDAETVQGGVAVIADDTGSILVDAGNAPTTARRIQAAIEAAGLPAVRRLVYTHHHWDHVWGACAWPDVEIIGHRAGARLLADEARRPWSHHYLREQVERDPRLGPSFSARGRAMPDWQGFVVLPPHTEFDDTLTLADGVEIRHVGGRHAEDSTVVAVPDSGVLLLGDSYYPPPYHLREPGDGPDIALVRWLLDEGRYGHYEWFVDSHDHPNRARDVRELLLAAEG, encoded by the coding sequence GTGCGCGAAGGATTACGTCATCTCGCCGGACGGGTGTGGTGGTATCCACACGACGAGGACGCGGAAACCGTGCAGGGCGGGGTCGCGGTCATCGCCGACGACACCGGCAGCATCCTGGTCGACGCCGGCAACGCTCCGACGACCGCACGGCGGATCCAGGCCGCGATCGAGGCCGCCGGGTTGCCGGCCGTACGACGGTTGGTCTACACCCACCACCACTGGGACCACGTGTGGGGGGCATGTGCCTGGCCGGACGTCGAGATCATCGGTCACCGGGCCGGCGCACGGCTGCTGGCCGACGAGGCCCGACGGCCGTGGAGCCACCACTACCTGCGCGAACAGGTGGAGCGCGACCCCCGGCTCGGCCCCAGCTTCTCCGCCCGTGGCCGGGCGATGCCGGACTGGCAGGGCTTCGTCGTCCTGCCCCCGCACACCGAATTCGACGACACCCTCACCCTCGCCGACGGCGTCGAGATACGGCACGTCGGCGGCCGGCACGCCGAGGACTCGACCGTCGTCGCGGTGCCGGACTCCGGGGTGCTCCTGCTCGGCGACAGCTACTACCCGCCCCCGTACCACCTGCGGGAACCGGGGGACGGACCCGACATCGCGTTGGTCCGCTGGCTGCTCGACGAAGGGCGGTACGGCCACTACGAGTGGTTTGTGGACAGTCACGACCACCCGAACCGCGCGCGGGACGTACGGGAGCTGCTGCTCGCCGCCGAAGGCTGA
- a CDS encoding TetR/AcrR family transcriptional regulator translates to MPAKVTGSASPRERLLLAADQLFYAEGVHSVGIDRVIEHAGVAKATLYNAYGSKDELVRAYLSRRQEARQARVARKLDGLESPRERLLAIFDALGDAIAQPDFRGCAFVNASAELAPGSRASEVCDSSRAWLRTLFRDLAREAGATEPDGLARQMVLLYDGASVAALTDHDLAAAGAARDVAATLVDAATGR, encoded by the coding sequence ATGCCCGCGAAAGTCACCGGCTCGGCGTCGCCCAGGGAGCGGCTGCTGCTGGCCGCCGACCAACTGTTCTACGCGGAGGGCGTGCACTCCGTCGGCATCGACCGGGTGATCGAGCACGCCGGAGTGGCGAAGGCCACCCTCTACAACGCGTACGGCAGCAAGGACGAACTCGTCCGGGCGTACCTGTCGCGGCGGCAGGAGGCCCGGCAGGCGCGGGTGGCACGCAAGCTGGACGGCCTGGAGTCGCCACGGGAGCGCCTGCTCGCGATCTTCGACGCGCTCGGTGACGCGATCGCGCAGCCGGACTTCCGGGGCTGCGCGTTCGTCAACGCCAGCGCCGAACTCGCCCCCGGAAGCAGGGCCAGTGAGGTCTGCGACAGCTCCCGTGCCTGGCTCCGGACACTGTTCCGGGACCTCGCCCGGGAGGCAGGCGCCACCGAACCTGACGGCCTGGCCCGGCAGATGGTGCTCCTCTACGACGGCGCCTCGGTCGCCGCCCTGACCGACCACGACCTAGCCGCGGCGGGCGCGGCACGGGACGTCGCCGCCACGCTGGTGGATGCCGCGACCGGGCGTTGA
- a CDS encoding PGPGW domain-containing protein encodes MLSASEMESVKQATLARVAAQRERHRRRPPFIRVIVGAGGMLLSIAGLLLVWAPEFGLPLLLAGFGLLALEFDWALRARAWTEWRALLLRQRIKRQPPAVKIALPLVMLVVVGVVVWQVFF; translated from the coding sequence ATGTTGAGCGCATCAGAGATGGAATCCGTCAAGCAAGCGACACTGGCGCGAGTGGCCGCTCAGCGCGAGCGTCATAGGCGCCGCCCACCCTTCATACGGGTAATCGTCGGCGCTGGTGGCATGCTCCTTTCCATCGCGGGTTTGCTGCTCGTGTGGGCGCCAGAGTTTGGTCTGCCGCTGTTGTTAGCGGGTTTCGGGCTGCTTGCCTTGGAATTCGACTGGGCACTTCGCGCGCGGGCCTGGACGGAGTGGCGTGCCCTGCTACTTCGGCAGCGAATCAAAAGGCAACCGCCCGCAGTCAAGATCGCCTTGCCTCTCGTCATGCTGGTCGTAGTCGGCGTTGTAGTCTGGCAGGTATTCTTCTAG
- a CDS encoding ricin-type beta-trefoil lectin domain protein, which translates to MRWNPRRLGAAGLGLALAVGLTLAQATPAQAESNGGVRVMPLGDSITDGFNVPGGYRINLWQRFVNGGYTVDFVGSGFNGPASLGDHDHEGHSGWRIDQLDANIVGWLQATTPRTVLLHIGTNDMNQNYDVANAPARLSALIDKIRANAPTVELFVATITPETNATLDARVRAYNATIPGIVAQKGARTHLVDMYSALTTADLADGVHPNAAGYDKMAARWFAALQSVPASLTPPGTPPVGTAVSLVNAVSARCLDVSGSAAGTQAVIWDCHGGINQRWTRTASGEMRVYGNRCLDISGNGTANGTRVQIWTCNGTGAQRFSFGANGSMMVPASGKCVEVAGGGGANGTRAQLYDCNGSAAQRWSAG; encoded by the coding sequence ATGCGATGGAACCCACGCCGGCTCGGCGCCGCCGGCCTCGGACTCGCCCTCGCCGTCGGGCTCACGCTGGCCCAGGCCACGCCCGCACAGGCCGAATCGAACGGCGGGGTACGCGTGATGCCACTCGGTGACTCGATCACCGACGGCTTCAACGTTCCCGGTGGATACCGGATCAACCTGTGGCAGCGCTTCGTCAACGGCGGGTACACCGTCGACTTCGTCGGTTCCGGATTCAACGGCCCGGCGAGTCTCGGCGACCACGACCACGAGGGTCACTCCGGCTGGCGGATCGACCAGCTCGACGCCAACATCGTCGGCTGGCTCCAGGCGACCACCCCGCGTACCGTCCTGCTGCACATCGGCACCAACGACATGAACCAGAACTACGACGTGGCGAACGCGCCGGCCCGCCTCTCCGCCCTGATCGACAAGATCCGGGCGAACGCGCCGACGGTGGAACTCTTCGTCGCCACCATCACCCCGGAGACCAACGCGACGCTGGACGCGCGGGTCCGGGCGTACAACGCGACCATTCCCGGGATCGTGGCGCAGAAGGGTGCCCGTACACACCTGGTCGACATGTACTCGGCACTCACCACCGCCGACCTCGCCGACGGCGTGCACCCCAACGCCGCCGGCTACGACAAGATGGCCGCCCGCTGGTTCGCCGCGCTCCAGTCCGTACCGGCGAGCCTGACACCACCGGGTACGCCGCCGGTCGGCACCGCCGTCTCACTGGTGAACGCGGTCTCCGCTCGGTGCCTGGACGTCTCCGGTTCCGCCGCCGGCACCCAGGCGGTGATCTGGGACTGCCACGGCGGCATCAACCAGCGCTGGACCAGAACCGCGAGCGGGGAGATGCGGGTGTACGGCAACCGCTGCCTCGACATCTCCGGCAACGGCACCGCCAACGGCACAAGGGTGCAGATCTGGACCTGCAACGGCACCGGCGCCCAGCGTTTCAGCTTCGGTGCGAACGGCTCGATGATGGTGCCGGCCTCCGGTAAGTGCGTCGAGGTGGCCGGCGGCGGTGGTGCGAACGGCACCCGCGCCCAGCTCTACGACTGCAACGGCAGCGCCGCGCAGCGCTGGTCGGCCGGGTAG